In Bradyrhizobium guangxiense, the following are encoded in one genomic region:
- a CDS encoding SMP-30/gluconolactonase/LRE family protein, whose product MTRQEQREQDAALSRRTLVRGLALGAAATVTGAGPALAQTGPAAPPTTITIPPRDFSPHGAPTTYFWDPDIIAVDPSFNDLAQPNTAIKRLYTGLLWAEGPAWSAQGRYLLWSDIPNNRQMRWSEDDGRVSVFRSPSNNSNGNSFDFQGRQLSCEHLTRRVTRYEHDGTATVLADSYQGKKLNSPNDVAAHPDGSYWFTDPPYGGQLYEGEPDVAGGPSNAGGKLNPRIGQPAGFVPGKRELPTNCYRIDPSGRIDLVVTEEQVPDPNGLCFSPDYKKLYIASTGKGPGDTGPGGKGEIFVFDVGSDNKLSNPKKFSDCVIDGVKCGPDGVRCDVNGNVWASSNAGRAVGYSGVTVWSPEGKLLGRIRLPEVCGNITFGGPKRTRLFMAGSQSLYAVFTATQGAAPG is encoded by the coding sequence ATGACACGCCAAGAACAGCGTGAACAGGATGCTGCGCTTTCACGACGAACACTTGTCCGGGGGCTTGCGCTCGGCGCCGCGGCCACGGTGACCGGGGCAGGCCCGGCGCTGGCCCAGACCGGACCCGCCGCACCGCCGACCACCATCACAATTCCACCGCGCGATTTCAGCCCTCACGGCGCGCCGACCACCTATTTCTGGGACCCCGACATTATCGCGGTCGATCCCTCCTTCAACGACCTCGCCCAGCCCAACACCGCGATCAAGCGCCTTTACACCGGCCTGCTGTGGGCTGAGGGCCCCGCGTGGAGCGCGCAAGGAAGGTACCTGTTGTGGAGCGACATTCCCAACAACCGGCAGATGCGCTGGAGCGAGGACGACGGCCGCGTCAGCGTCTTCCGCTCGCCGTCCAACAACTCCAACGGCAACTCCTTCGACTTCCAGGGCCGTCAGCTCTCTTGCGAGCACCTGACGCGGCGTGTGACGCGCTACGAGCACGACGGCACCGCCACGGTGCTCGCCGACTCCTATCAGGGCAAGAAGCTGAACTCGCCGAACGACGTCGCCGCACATCCCGACGGCAGCTACTGGTTCACCGATCCGCCCTATGGCGGCCAGCTCTACGAAGGCGAGCCTGACGTCGCGGGCGGGCCGAGCAATGCAGGCGGCAAACTCAATCCGCGGATCGGACAGCCGGCCGGCTTCGTGCCGGGCAAGCGCGAGCTGCCGACCAATTGCTATCGCATCGATCCCTCCGGTCGCATCGACCTCGTCGTCACCGAAGAGCAGGTGCCCGATCCGAACGGGCTCTGCTTCTCACCCGACTACAAGAAGCTCTACATCGCCTCGACCGGGAAGGGTCCGGGCGACACCGGCCCCGGCGGCAAGGGCGAGATCTTCGTGTTCGACGTCGGCAGCGACAACAAGCTCTCGAACCCCAAGAAGTTCAGCGATTGCGTCATCGACGGCGTGAAGTGCGGGCCGGATGGCGTGCGCTGCGACGTCAACGGCAATGTCTGGGCGTCCAGCAATGCCGGCCGCGCCGTCGGCTATAGCGGCGTGACGGTGTGGTCACCGGAGGGCAAGCTGCTCGGCCGCATCCGCCTGCCGGAGGTGTGCGGCAACATCACCTTCGGCGGCCCCAAGCGCACCCGCCTGTTCATGGCCGGGAGCCAGTCGCTTTATGCGGTGTTCACGGCGACGCAGGGCGCGGCGCCCGGCTGA
- the uvrA gene encoding excinuclease ABC subunit UvrA, producing MDDRPRQPDLMQDDGFVRVRGAREHNLGNVDVRIPRNALVVFTGVSGSGKSSLAFGTIYAEAQRRYLESVSPYARRLFHQMQIPEVDDIEGLPPAVALQQQRGAPTTRSSVGSVTTISNLLRMLYSRAGDYPRGQEMLYAESFSPNTPEGACPTCHGIGRMLDVTEKSMVPDDTKTIRERAVAAWPSAWQGQNLRDILTTLGYDVDKPWRELPKKDRDWILFTEEQPTVPVYAGYDAAEVKRALRRKEEPSYQGTFTGAKRYVMQTYAKSESAMMKRRVAQFMITRDCPTCHGTRLKPEALKVRFGGRNIAEMSHLPLKQLHEVIKPFAKASTDKSEKTVVARRICEDLSARLAVLLDLGLGYLACERSTPTLSPGELQRLRLATQVRSNLFGVVYVLDEPSAGLHPADTEALLRALDRLKHAGNSIFVVEHEIEVIRHADWLVDVGPDAGDGGGLILYSGPPAGLGDIDQSHTARFLAHPRKKLPTIRREAKGHLKVRGVVRNNLRGLDVDIPLGVIASVTGVSGSGKSSLISQFLVETVAAHLGHTLATDADDGSLAPTVETLGGRIVAGLDQINRLVVVDQKPIGRTPRSNLATYTGLFDHVRRLFAATPLAKPRRYDAGRFSFNVAKGRCATCEGEGFVCVELLFLPSVYAPCPTCKGARYNDKTLEVKIRGKSIADVLAMRVDEAFDFFEGDATLTRALSVVREVGLGYIRLGQSATELSGGEAQRIKLATELMRPQRGHTLYVLDEPTTGLHPRDVERLIAQLDRIVDAGNSVVVVEHDMDVVAHSDWIIDLGPGAGDEGGRIVAAGTPERLAKAGGKTALYLARRLRQ from the coding sequence ATGGACGATCGACCCAGACAACCCGACCTGATGCAGGACGACGGCTTCGTCCGGGTGCGCGGCGCGCGCGAGCACAACCTTGGGAACGTCGACGTCCGCATTCCCCGCAACGCCCTCGTCGTGTTCACGGGCGTGTCGGGCTCGGGGAAATCCTCGCTTGCCTTTGGAACGATCTACGCCGAAGCTCAGCGGCGCTATCTGGAATCGGTGTCGCCCTATGCGCGGCGCCTGTTCCACCAGATGCAGATCCCCGAGGTCGACGACATCGAAGGCCTGCCGCCCGCGGTGGCGCTGCAGCAGCAGCGCGGCGCGCCGACGACGCGGTCGTCGGTCGGTAGCGTCACCACCATCTCGAACCTGCTCAGGATGCTCTACTCCCGCGCCGGCGACTATCCGCGCGGACAAGAGATGCTCTATGCCGAGTCGTTCTCGCCGAACACGCCGGAGGGCGCCTGCCCGACCTGCCACGGCATCGGCCGGATGCTCGACGTCACCGAGAAGTCGATGGTGCCCGACGACACCAAGACGATCCGCGAGCGTGCCGTCGCGGCTTGGCCGAGCGCCTGGCAGGGGCAGAACCTCCGCGACATCCTGACGACGCTGGGCTACGACGTCGACAAGCCCTGGCGCGAGCTGCCGAAGAAGGACCGCGACTGGATCCTGTTCACCGAGGAGCAGCCGACCGTTCCCGTTTATGCCGGCTACGACGCAGCCGAGGTCAAGCGGGCGCTGCGCCGCAAGGAGGAGCCGAGCTACCAGGGCACCTTCACCGGCGCCAAGCGCTACGTGATGCAGACCTATGCCAAGTCCGAGAGCGCGATGATGAAGCGCCGCGTCGCGCAGTTCATGATCACGCGGGATTGCCCGACCTGCCACGGCACGCGGTTGAAGCCCGAGGCACTCAAGGTGAGGTTCGGCGGGCGCAACATCGCCGAGATGTCGCACCTGCCGCTCAAGCAGCTGCACGAGGTGATCAAGCCGTTCGCAAAAGCATCGACGGACAAATCCGAGAAGACCGTCGTCGCGAGGCGCATCTGCGAGGATCTGTCGGCCCGGCTTGCCGTCCTGCTCGACCTCGGCCTCGGCTATCTCGCCTGCGAACGCAGCACGCCGACGCTGTCGCCGGGCGAGCTGCAGCGGCTGCGCCTCGCGACACAGGTCCGCTCGAATTTGTTCGGTGTCGTCTACGTGCTCGACGAGCCTTCCGCCGGCCTGCATCCAGCTGACACCGAGGCGCTGCTGCGGGCGCTGGATCGGCTGAAGCACGCCGGCAACTCGATCTTCGTCGTCGAGCACGAGATCGAGGTGATCAGGCATGCGGACTGGCTAGTGGACGTCGGCCCCGACGCCGGCGACGGCGGCGGGCTCATCCTCTACAGCGGGCCGCCCGCAGGACTCGGTGACATCGATCAATCGCACACCGCCCGCTTTCTCGCCCATCCCCGCAAGAAGCTGCCGACGATCCGGCGCGAGGCGAAGGGACATCTCAAGGTCAGAGGCGTCGTCCGCAACAATCTGCGCGGCCTCGACGTCGACATTCCGCTGGGCGTCATCGCCAGCGTCACGGGCGTATCCGGCTCCGGCAAGTCGAGCCTGATCAGCCAGTTCCTGGTCGAGACCGTGGCCGCGCATCTCGGCCATACGCTCGCCACCGACGCCGACGACGGCAGCCTTGCCCCGACGGTCGAGACGCTGGGCGGCAGGATCGTTGCCGGTCTTGACCAGATCAACCGTCTCGTCGTCGTCGACCAGAAGCCGATCGGGCGGACGCCGCGCTCCAACCTTGCGACCTATACCGGCCTGTTCGACCACGTCAGGCGGCTGTTCGCGGCAACGCCACTGGCGAAACCCCGCCGCTATGATGCCGGGCGCTTCTCCTTCAACGTCGCAAAGGGACGCTGCGCGACCTGTGAAGGCGAGGGCTTCGTCTGTGTCGAGCTGCTGTTCCTGCCCAGCGTCTATGCGCCCTGCCCGACCTGCAAGGGCGCGCGCTACAACGACAAGACGCTCGAGGTGAAGATCCGGGGCAAGTCCATCGCGGACGTGCTGGCGATGCGCGTCGACGAGGCCTTCGATTTCTTCGAGGGCGATGCAACGCTGACTCGCGCGCTGTCGGTCGTGCGCGAGGTCGGCCTCGGCTATATCCGCCTCGGTCAGTCCGCAACGGAATTGTCCGGTGGCGAAGCCCAGCGCATCAAGCTTGCGACCGAGCTGATGCGGCCGCAACGCGGGCACACGCTCTATGTGCTGGACGAGCCGACCACCGGTCTTCATCCCAGAGACGTCGAACGGCTGATCGCCCAGCTCGACCGGATCGTGGATGCCGGCAACAGCGTGGTGGTGGTCGAGCATGACATGGATGTCGTGGCGCACAGCGACTGGATCATCGATCTCGGCCCCGGCGCCGGTGACGAGGGCGGCCGCATCGTCGCGGCGGGAACGCCTGAACGGCTCGCCAAAGCCGGCGGCAAGACCGCGCTCTATCTGGCCCGCCGCTTGAGGCAGTGA